A stretch of the Pelmatolapia mariae isolate MD_Pm_ZW linkage group LG23, Pm_UMD_F_2, whole genome shotgun sequence genome encodes the following:
- the cep70 gene encoding centrosomal protein of 70 kDa isoform X1 has protein sequence MNVVWLIKEYIKRRLPSCVETPKEELFTEALWTLVDFFLQTEPMKQQEQVEWDDVNKRLQHHGFKPVLFADPAENKSPADLVLLDKKSAAELRTTLRMMLTDSERRQALIQELVMSNNQLKMEVQEHMSRAAQQSQRVTELEEVLDKVKTRVQDLEDRYLSKAVQQHSHTQQLQKEKLEAHRRCEILEQKLSKQKEEATQLQRKLHFITKKEEQRLALQRQASQQRSADQQANFLWSSPKQDCTAEISELISDPAKEARLCVYYHHLLNEISAVVTDHKGPLRVHRPERSDFQDVLSTLKVWAEQLDLLKGLQCRLKELSVRLMPLQPCDGGYNTDEAAEVGDMLLLVDAMLENASADDKVLRSPTRHTLESMVSHFQKLFDVTSLRGVYPRMNEVYTKLGEMTNAMRNLRDILDLDGGVSPAEVVKHVSRLVSSIESMARFPELLGDIDIDSIIMKVKRHEEFFPAFHALVTGILQTLGVSHLDDILPALKALTETAQ, from the exons ATGAATGTGGTTTGGCTGATTAAAGAATACATTAAACGAAGATTACCAAGTTGTGTTGAGACGCCAAAAGAAGAGCTTTTCACTGAAGCCCTTTGGACACTTGTTGATTTCTTTCTGCAGACTGAACCGATGAAACAG caggAACAAGTGGAGTGGGATGACGTGAACAAACGTTTACAACATCATGGTTTTAAACCGGTGCTTTTTGCAGATCCCGCTGAGAATAAGAGTCCTGCAG ATTTGGTCCTTCTGGACAAGAAGTCGGCTGCTGAGCTGAGGACAACTCTGAGGATGAtgctcacagactcagagagAAGGCAGGCCCTGATCCAGGAGCTTGTCATGTCCAACAACCAGCTCAA aaTGGAGGTTCAGGAGCACATGAGCCGAGCAGCTCAGCAGTCTCAGAGGGTCACAGAGCTGGAGGAAGTGTTGGACAAGGTGAAGACCAGAGTCCAGGATCTGGAGGACCGCTACCTTAGCAAGGCAgtccagcagcacagccacaCACAGCAACTGCAGAAGGAAAAACTGGAAGCACAC AGACGGTGTGAGATTCTAGAGCAAAAGCTGTCGAAACAGAAAGAGGAGGCAACCCAGCTTCAGAGGAAACTCCATTTCATCACCAAAAAAGAAGAGCAGCGATTGGCTTTGCAGCGTCAAGCCTCCCAGCAGAGGTCTGCAGATCAACA AGCCAACTTCCTGTGGAGCTCGCCAAAACAAGACTGCACAGCTGAGATTAGCGAGCTCATCAGTGACCCAGCCAAGGAAGCCAGGCTGTGTGTCTACTATCATCAT CTGTTGAATGAGATAAGTGCAGTTGTAACTGATCATAAAGGTCCTCTGAGAGTGCACAGACCAGAGCGGTCTGACTTCCAGGATGTCCTGTCTACACTGAAAGTGTGGGCAGAGCAGCTCGACCTGCTGAAG GGTCTTCAGTGCCGTTTAAAAGAACTGTCTGTCAGACTAATGCCCTTACAACCATGTGATGGTGGTTATAACACTGACGAAGCAGCAGAGGTTGGAGACATGTTGCTGCTTGTAGACGCCATGCTGGAAAATGCTTCGGCTGATGATAAG GTCCTCAGAAGCCCCACTCGACACACTCTGGAGTCCATGGTGTCTCATTTTCAGAAGCTGTTTGACGTCACCTCTCTGAGAGGAGTGTACCCTCGTATGAATGAGGTCTACACTAAACTGGGAGAGATGACCAATGCCATGAGGAACCTTCGAGATATACTTGATCTAG ACGGTGGTGTTTCTCCTGCTGAAGTTGTGAAACATGTGTCCAGACTGGTGTCCTCCATTGAAAGCATGGCGAGGTTCCCTGAGTTGCTGGGAGACATTGATATTGACAG CATCATCATGAAGGTGAAACGGCACGAGGAGTTCTTCCCTGCTTTCCATGCCCTGGTTACAGGAATCTTACAGACTCTAG GAGTGAGCCACCTAGACGACATCCTGCCAGCTCTGAAGGCTTTGACAGAAACAGCACAGTGA
- the cep70 gene encoding centrosomal protein of 70 kDa isoform X2, with translation MNVVWLIKEYIKRRLPSCVETPKEELFTEALWTLVDFFLQTEPMKQQEQVEWDDVNKRLQHHGFKPVLFADPAENKSPADLVLLDKKSAAELRTTLRMMLTDSERRQALIQELVMSNNQLKMEVQEHMSRAAQQSQRVTELEEVLDKVKTRVQDLEDRYLSKAVQQHSHTQQLQKEKLEAHRRCEILEQKLSKQKEEATQLQRKLHFITKKEEQRLALQRQASQQRSADQQANFLWSSPKQDCTAEISELISDPAKEARLCVYYHHLLNEISAVVTDHKGPLRVHRPERSDFQDVLSTLKVWAEQLDLLKVLRSPTRHTLESMVSHFQKLFDVTSLRGVYPRMNEVYTKLGEMTNAMRNLRDILDLDGGVSPAEVVKHVSRLVSSIESMARFPELLGDIDIDSIIMKVKRHEEFFPAFHALVTGILQTLGVSHLDDILPALKALTETAQ, from the exons ATGAATGTGGTTTGGCTGATTAAAGAATACATTAAACGAAGATTACCAAGTTGTGTTGAGACGCCAAAAGAAGAGCTTTTCACTGAAGCCCTTTGGACACTTGTTGATTTCTTTCTGCAGACTGAACCGATGAAACAG caggAACAAGTGGAGTGGGATGACGTGAACAAACGTTTACAACATCATGGTTTTAAACCGGTGCTTTTTGCAGATCCCGCTGAGAATAAGAGTCCTGCAG ATTTGGTCCTTCTGGACAAGAAGTCGGCTGCTGAGCTGAGGACAACTCTGAGGATGAtgctcacagactcagagagAAGGCAGGCCCTGATCCAGGAGCTTGTCATGTCCAACAACCAGCTCAA aaTGGAGGTTCAGGAGCACATGAGCCGAGCAGCTCAGCAGTCTCAGAGGGTCACAGAGCTGGAGGAAGTGTTGGACAAGGTGAAGACCAGAGTCCAGGATCTGGAGGACCGCTACCTTAGCAAGGCAgtccagcagcacagccacaCACAGCAACTGCAGAAGGAAAAACTGGAAGCACAC AGACGGTGTGAGATTCTAGAGCAAAAGCTGTCGAAACAGAAAGAGGAGGCAACCCAGCTTCAGAGGAAACTCCATTTCATCACCAAAAAAGAAGAGCAGCGATTGGCTTTGCAGCGTCAAGCCTCCCAGCAGAGGTCTGCAGATCAACA AGCCAACTTCCTGTGGAGCTCGCCAAAACAAGACTGCACAGCTGAGATTAGCGAGCTCATCAGTGACCCAGCCAAGGAAGCCAGGCTGTGTGTCTACTATCATCAT CTGTTGAATGAGATAAGTGCAGTTGTAACTGATCATAAAGGTCCTCTGAGAGTGCACAGACCAGAGCGGTCTGACTTCCAGGATGTCCTGTCTACACTGAAAGTGTGGGCAGAGCAGCTCGACCTGCTGAAG GTCCTCAGAAGCCCCACTCGACACACTCTGGAGTCCATGGTGTCTCATTTTCAGAAGCTGTTTGACGTCACCTCTCTGAGAGGAGTGTACCCTCGTATGAATGAGGTCTACACTAAACTGGGAGAGATGACCAATGCCATGAGGAACCTTCGAGATATACTTGATCTAG ACGGTGGTGTTTCTCCTGCTGAAGTTGTGAAACATGTGTCCAGACTGGTGTCCTCCATTGAAAGCATGGCGAGGTTCCCTGAGTTGCTGGGAGACATTGATATTGACAG CATCATCATGAAGGTGAAACGGCACGAGGAGTTCTTCCCTGCTTTCCATGCCCTGGTTACAGGAATCTTACAGACTCTAG GAGTGAGCCACCTAGACGACATCCTGCCAGCTCTGAAGGCTTTGACAGAAACAGCACAGTGA